One Acidobacteriota bacterium DNA segment encodes these proteins:
- a CDS encoding erythromycin biosynthesis sensory transduction protein eryC1: MEHVPYLDLQSEYHALAADVLTALEKICESGSFAQGPATSEFETKFAAYCGVDHCVSLNSGTSALHLALRCLDVGPGDEVLTVSMTFIASAWAISYVGATPVFVDIDPVRRTLNPDNLEAAITSRTKAIIPVHLYGMPAEMDRIMAIAERHGLPVIEDAAQAHGAKYQNKRVGQFGQIACFSFYPSKNLGAYGEGGALITNDASIAHRARSLRDHAQSEKYLHGEIGYNYRMDSFQGAVLAIKLEHLDEWNTARIDCARH; the protein is encoded by the coding sequence ATGGAACATGTGCCGTATCTGGATCTGCAATCTGAATACCACGCTCTTGCCGCCGACGTGTTGACGGCATTGGAGAAAATTTGCGAGTCAGGCAGCTTCGCTCAGGGACCAGCGACGTCAGAGTTCGAGACGAAATTCGCGGCGTACTGCGGAGTTGATCATTGTGTCAGCTTGAACAGCGGCACGAGCGCGCTGCATCTGGCCTTGCGCTGCCTCGATGTCGGGCCGGGAGACGAAGTCCTCACCGTTTCGATGACCTTCATAGCAAGCGCATGGGCCATTAGCTACGTCGGCGCCACGCCAGTGTTCGTCGATATTGACCCTGTCCGCCGCACGTTGAACCCGGACAACCTCGAAGCGGCGATCACGTCTCGCACAAAAGCAATTATCCCGGTGCATCTGTACGGAATGCCGGCAGAGATGGACCGCATCATGGCGATTGCTGAGCGACACGGACTACCGGTGATCGAAGATGCTGCGCAGGCGCACGGAGCAAAATACCAAAACAAGCGTGTAGGCCAGTTTGGCCAAATTGCGTGTTTTAGCTTTTATCCGAGTAAAAACCTCGGGGCGTACGGGGAAGGCGGCGCCTTGATCACAAACGATGCGTCTATCGCGCACCGCGCGCGTTCTCTCCGCGATCACGCGCAAAGCGAAAAATACCTACACGGCGAAATCGGGTATAACTACCGGATGGATAGCTTCCAGGGGGCTGTGCTCGCCATAAAACTCGAGCACCTCGACGAGTGGAATACGGCTCGCATTGATTGCGCGCGACACT